Proteins encoded within one genomic window of Haematobia irritans isolate KBUSLIRL chromosome 5, ASM5000362v1, whole genome shotgun sequence:
- the Phk-3 gene encoding pherokine 3, with the protein MKSILACLLVAAIFVGLASAAGKNYTSKYDNVNVENVLNNDRVLTNYIKCLMGDGSCTPEGRELKKLLPDALQSDCSKCSDVQKRNSQKVITFLRSRRPGDWKLLLEKYDPNGTYRAKHNL; encoded by the exons atgaaGTCTATCTTGGCCTGCTTGCTGGTTGCTGCCATTTTCGTGGGTCTTGCTAGCGCCGCTGGAAAAAATTACACCAGCAAATATGATAACGTTAATGTGGAAAATGTTTTGAACAATGATCGTGTTTTAACCAATTACATCAAATGCCTAATGGGAGATGGATCTTGTACGCCTGAAGGTCGTGAATTGAAGa AACTATTACCTGATGCCTTGCAAAGTGATTGCAGCAAATGCAGTGATGTACAGAAACGGAATTCTCAAAAAGTGATTACCTTCTTGCGTTCCAGACGTCCTGGAGATTGGAAAttattattggaaaaatatgaTCCCAATGGTACCTATAGGGCTAAGCACAATCTTTAA